One genomic segment of Roseovarius carneus includes these proteins:
- the betC gene encoding choline-sulfatase, producing the protein MSKPNILIFMVDQLNGTLFPDGPAEWLHAPNLKRLAARSTRFANAYTASPLCAPGRASFMSGLLPSRSRVYDNAAEFAADIPTYAHHLRRAGYHTCLSGKMHFVGPDQMHGFEERLTTDIYPADFGWTPDYRKPGERIEWWYHNMGSVTGAGVAEISNQMEYDDEVAYEATRKVYDLARGHDTRPWCLTVSFTHPHDPYVARRKYWDLYEDCEHLLPEVPAMDYDDHDPHSQRIFDANDWRSFDITEDHIRRARRAYFANISYLDDKIGEVLEALEATRQEAIILFVSDHGDMLGERGLWFKMSFLEGSARVPMMIAAPGMAPGLVHDPVSNIDVCPTLCDLAGVDISEVAPWVAGESLVPLGQGGERDSPVAMEYAAEASYAPMVSLRYKRWKYNRCALDPDQLFDLEADPHELVNLAGDPAHAGTLAQLQAKAEARWDLGAFDAAVRESQARRWVVYEALREGGYYPWEYQPLKKASERYMRNHMDLNEVEERQRFPRGE; encoded by the coding sequence ATGAGCAAGCCTAACATTCTGATTTTCATGGTGGATCAGCTGAACGGGACGCTGTTCCCCGATGGCCCGGCTGAGTGGCTGCATGCGCCCAATCTCAAGCGCCTCGCGGCCCGCTCCACCCGGTTTGCCAATGCCTATACGGCCAGCCCGCTTTGTGCGCCGGGGCGGGCAAGCTTTATGTCGGGGCTTTTGCCGTCGCGCAGCCGGGTCTATGACAATGCCGCCGAATTTGCCGCCGACATCCCGACTTACGCGCATCATTTGCGCCGTGCGGGGTATCACACATGTCTGTCGGGCAAGATGCATTTTGTCGGCCCCGATCAGATGCACGGGTTTGAGGAGCGGCTGACCACGGATATCTACCCCGCTGATTTCGGATGGACGCCGGATTACCGCAAACCCGGTGAGCGGATCGAGTGGTGGTATCACAATATGGGCAGCGTGACGGGCGCAGGCGTGGCCGAGATTTCCAACCAGATGGAATATGATGATGAGGTCGCCTATGAGGCCACCCGCAAGGTCTATGATCTGGCGCGTGGTCACGATACGCGGCCATGGTGCCTGACAGTCAGCTTCACCCACCCGCATGATCCTTATGTGGCGCGGCGCAAATACTGGGACTTGTATGAGGATTGCGAGCATCTGCTGCCTGAGGTTCCTGCGATGGATTACGACGATCACGATCCCCATTCACAGCGCATTTTCGATGCCAATGATTGGCGCAGTTTTGACATCACCGAAGATCATATTCGCCGGGCGCGGCGGGCTTACTTTGCCAATATCTCCTACTTGGATGACAAAATCGGTGAGGTGTTGGAGGCGCTTGAGGCGACCCGGCAAGAGGCGATTATCCTCTTTGTCTCGGATCATGGCGATATGCTGGGCGAGCGGGGGTTGTGGTTCAAGATGAGCTTTCTTGAGGGCTCCGCCCGCGTGCCGATGATGATTGCGGCCCCCGGTATGGCGCCGGGGCTGGTGCATGATCCGGTGAGCAACATTGATGTGTGCCCGACACTTTGCGATCTGGCTGGTGTGGATATATCTGAGGTGGCCCCGTGGGTGGCGGGCGAGAGCCTTGTGCCCTTGGGGCAGGGAGGCGAGCGCGACAGCCCTGTGGCGATGGAATACGCGGCTGAGGCGTCTTATGCGCCGATGGTTTCGCTGCGCTACAAGCGGTGGAAATACAATCGTTGCGCGCTGGACCCCGATCAGCTTTTCGATCTGGAGGCGGATCCGCATGAGTTGGTGAATTTGGCTGGCGACCCGGCTCATGCGGGCACTTTGGCGCAGCTTCAGGCCAAGGCCGAGGCGCGTTGGGATCTGGGCGCGTTTGACGCCGCCGTACGTGAGAGCCAGGCCCGCCGTTGGGTGGTCTATGAGGCGCTGCGGGAGGGGGGATATTATCCGTGGGAGTATCAACCCCTCAAGAAAGCGTCGGAGCGGTACATGCGCAATCATATGGACCTCAACGAGGTGGAGGAGCGGCAGCGCTTTCCGCGAGGGGAATAG
- a CDS encoding acyl-CoA carboxylase subunit beta, protein MKDILQTLEDRREMARAGGGERRVAAQHAKGKLTARERVELLLDEGSFEEFDMFVAHRCVDFGMQDERPYGDGVITGWGTINGRMVYVFSQDFTVLGGSVSETHAKKICKIMDMAMQNGAPVIGINDSGGARIQEGVDSLAGYGDVFQRNIMASGVVPQISVIMGPCAGGAVYSPAMTDFIFMVKDSSYMFVTGPDVVKTVTNEQVTAEELGGASTHTKKSSVADAAFENDVEALAEVRRLVDFLPSSNREKPPVRPFFDEPGRIEPSLDTLVPDNPNTPYDMKELITKLADEGDFYEIQEDFAKNMITGFIRLEGQTVGVVANQPMVLAGCLDIDSSRKAARFVRFCDCFEIPLLTLVDVPGFLPGVTQEYNGVIKHGAKLLFAYGEATVPKVTVITRKAYGGAYVVMASKHLAADFNYAWPTSEIAVMGAKGATEIIHRKDRDDPEKLAAHTKDYEDRFANPFVAAERGFVDEVIMPQSTRKRVSRAFASLRDKQSDMPWKKHDNIPL, encoded by the coding sequence ATGAAAGATATCCTGCAAACACTCGAAGACCGCCGTGAGATGGCGCGCGCAGGCGGCGGTGAACGCCGCGTTGCCGCACAGCATGCGAAAGGCAAGCTCACCGCGCGCGAGCGGGTGGAGCTTTTGCTCGACGAGGGCAGCTTTGAGGAGTTCGATATGTTCGTGGCCCATCGCTGCGTCGATTTCGGGATGCAGGACGAGCGCCCCTACGGCGATGGGGTGATCACGGGCTGGGGCACTATCAACGGTCGAATGGTCTATGTCTTCTCTCAGGATTTCACTGTTTTGGGTGGCTCGGTGTCGGAAACACACGCCAAGAAAATCTGCAAGATCATGGATATGGCCATGCAAAACGGCGCGCCCGTGATCGGCATAAACGATTCGGGCGGCGCGCGCATTCAGGAAGGCGTGGATAGTCTGGCGGGCTACGGTGATGTTTTTCAGCGCAACATCATGGCCTCTGGCGTGGTCCCGCAGATCTCGGTGATCATGGGGCCGTGCGCAGGCGGCGCGGTCTATTCGCCCGCCATGACCGACTTTATCTTCATGGTCAAAGACAGCTCTTACATGTTCGTCACCGGCCCCGATGTGGTCAAGACCGTTACCAACGAGCAGGTCACGGCAGAAGAACTGGGCGGCGCCTCCACCCATACGAAAAAATCCTCCGTCGCTGATGCGGCGTTTGAAAACGATGTGGAGGCGCTGGCCGAAGTCCGCCGTCTGGTCGATTTCCTGCCCTCGTCCAACCGCGAAAAGCCGCCCGTGCGCCCCTTCTTTGATGAGCCGGGCCGGATCGAGCCGTCGCTCGACACGCTGGTGCCTGACAATCCCAACACGCCCTACGATATGAAAGAGCTGATCACCAAGCTCGCCGATGAAGGTGATTTCTACGAGATCCAAGAGGATTTTGCCAAAAACATGATCACCGGCTTCATCCGCCTAGAAGGGCAGACCGTGGGTGTGGTCGCCAACCAACCCATGGTGCTGGCGGGATGCCTTGATATCGACAGCTCGCGCAAGGCCGCGCGCTTCGTGCGCTTTTGTGACTGCTTCGAGATCCCGCTGCTGACTCTGGTGGACGTCCCCGGCTTCCTGCCCGGCGTGACGCAGGAATATAACGGCGTGATCAAACACGGTGCCAAACTGCTCTTTGCCTATGGTGAAGCCACGGTGCCCAAGGTCACGGTCATCACCCGCAAGGCCTATGGTGGTGCTTACGTGGTCATGGCGTCCAAACACTTGGCGGCCGATTTCAACTACGCCTGGCCCACCTCCGAGATTGCCGTGATGGGGGCGAAGGGTGCCACCGAAATCATCCACCGCAAGGATCGCGACGACCCCGAAAAGCTCGCCGCCCACACCAAGGATTACGAGGATCGCTTTGCAAATCCTTTCGTGGCCGCCGAACGCGGCTTCGTGGACGAGGTCATCATGCCCCAATCCACCCGCAAACGTGTCAGCCGCGCCTTCGCCTCCCTGCGCGACAAGCAATCCGATATGCCATGGAAAAAGCACGATAATATCCCGCTTTAA
- a CDS encoding multidrug effflux MFS transporter produces the protein MSVPPRFLDRTTPPHIATLILMAGISTLALNVFLPSLPGMADFFEADYRLLQLSVALYLAVNAVLQILLGPISDKLGRRPVILAGTAVFVLASVGCALATSEWVFLAFRMVQATIVVAMVLSRAIVRDMVPQDQAASMIGYVTMGMAVVPMIGPAFGGLLDEQFGWQSNFWLLAIMGAMLFALVWKDLGETAAKSTLTMGAQFREYPQLFRSPRFWGYSMASALSSGSFFAYLGGAPYVGDHVFGLAPAEVGLYFGAPAIGYFAGNFLSGRFSVRVGVNPMVLWGTIINAVGISLNLALFYMGHGSALSFFGLMIFMGLGNGMVIPNATAGALSVRPHLAGTASGLSGALMIGGGAALSALAGLMLTEGSGAFPLLWIMLITAILAVGTILFVMQRGARLARS, from the coding sequence ATGAGTGTCCCACCCCGCTTCCTAGATCGCACCACCCCCCCGCATATCGCCACGTTGATCCTGATGGCGGGTATCTCGACGCTGGCGCTGAATGTGTTCTTGCCGTCCCTGCCCGGCATGGCCGATTTTTTCGAGGCTGATTACCGCCTGCTGCAACTCTCCGTGGCGCTTTATCTTGCGGTGAATGCTGTGCTTCAGATCCTGCTCGGACCCATCTCGGATAAGCTGGGCCGCCGCCCTGTGATTCTTGCGGGCACGGCGGTTTTTGTACTGGCCTCGGTGGGCTGTGCACTGGCCACGTCGGAATGGGTGTTCTTGGCGTTTCGCATGGTGCAGGCAACGATCGTGGTGGCCATGGTGCTCAGCCGCGCCATCGTGCGTGACATGGTCCCGCAGGATCAGGCGGCGTCGATGATCGGTTATGTCACGATGGGGATGGCCGTGGTACCGATGATTGGCCCTGCCTTTGGCGGCCTTCTGGATGAGCAATTCGGCTGGCAGTCCAATTTCTGGCTTCTTGCCATCATGGGCGCGATGCTCTTCGCACTGGTCTGGAAGGACCTGGGAGAGACCGCCGCGAAAAGCACCCTCACCATGGGTGCGCAATTCCGCGAATATCCTCAACTTTTCCGCTCCCCGCGCTTCTGGGGATATTCCATGGCCTCAGCCCTGTCGTCGGGGTCGTTCTTTGCCTATCTAGGCGGCGCGCCTTACGTGGGCGATCACGTCTTCGGGCTCGCGCCGGCCGAGGTCGGGCTTTATTTCGGCGCGCCCGCGATTGGGTATTTCGCGGGCAACTTCCTGTCGGGGCGGTTTTCGGTACGGGTGGGCGTGAACCCGATGGTGCTTTGGGGCACGATCATCAACGCAGTTGGCATTTCCCTCAACCTCGCCCTTTTCTACATGGGGCATGGCAGCGCGCTCAGCTTTTTTGGCCTGATGATCTTTATGGGGCTAGGCAACGGCATGGTCATTCCCAACGCCACGGCAGGGGCTTTGTCGGTGCGCCCACATCTGGCGGGCACGGCAAGCGGGCTTTCCGGCGCGTTGATGATCGGCGGCGGCGCGGCGCTTTCGGCGCTGGCGGGCTTGATGCTGACCGAAGGGTCTGGTGCCTTCCCGCTTTTGTGGATCATGCTGATCACGGCGATTTTGGCGGTGGGCACGATCCTTTTCGTGATGCAGCGCGGGGCGCGGCTGGCGCGGTCCTGA
- a CDS encoding DMT family transporter, which yields MDAEQTARPGWGIFWMIVTGLCFVAVTALVKILGTRIPAPEAAFLRYLLGLVFLIPMAGPMLRAPLTRRLWGLFAARGAVHTIGVALWFYAMARIPIADVTAMNYLSPIYVTLGAVFFLGEKLAFRRVLAVVFALIGALIILRPGFREVGSGHLAMIFTAIFFGASYLLAKMASGKVSPAVVVGMLSIFVTIGLAPLALMNWVTPTLWELAILFAVACFATLGHYTMTLAFRAAPLAVTQPATFLQLVWAVSLGALFFGEGVDPFVVLGGLVIVGSVSFISWREAVLKRRAVTPSMHQTKG from the coding sequence ATGGATGCAGAGCAAACCGCGCGCCCCGGCTGGGGTATTTTCTGGATGATCGTCACGGGGCTGTGCTTTGTGGCGGTCACGGCGCTGGTGAAAATCCTCGGCACGCGCATCCCTGCGCCCGAGGCGGCCTTCCTGCGCTATCTGCTCGGCCTCGTGTTCCTGATCCCGATGGCGGGGCCGATGCTGCGCGCGCCGCTCACCCGGCGGCTCTGGGGGCTTTTTGCGGCGCGCGGGGCGGTTCACACCATCGGTGTCGCACTTTGGTTTTACGCCATGGCGCGCATCCCAATCGCGGATGTGACGGCGATGAATTACCTCTCACCCATCTATGTCACGCTGGGTGCGGTGTTTTTCTTGGGCGAAAAGCTTGCCTTTCGCAGGGTGCTGGCGGTGGTTTTTGCCCTTATCGGGGCGCTTATCATCCTGCGGCCCGGATTTCGCGAAGTGGGCTCAGGCCATCTGGCGATGATCTTCACGGCGATCTTTTTCGGCGCGTCCTATCTTCTGGCCAAAATGGCCAGTGGCAAGGTCAGCCCGGCTGTGGTCGTGGGGATGCTGTCGATTTTCGTGACCATCGGGCTGGCCCCTCTGGCGCTGATGAACTGGGTCACGCCGACCCTGTGGGAACTTGCCATCCTCTTTGCCGTCGCGTGTTTCGCGACGCTGGGCCACTACACCATGACGCTGGCCTTCCGGGCAGCACCGCTGGCTGTGACGCAACCTGCGACCTTTCTTCAGCTGGTCTGGGCGGTGTCACTTGGCGCGCTTTTCTTCGGCGAAGGGGTGGACCCGTTCGTCGTGTTGGGCGGTCTGGTGATCGTGGGCTCGGTCAGCTTCATCTCGTGGCGCGAGGCGGTGCTGAAGCGGCGCGCAGTAACCCCGTCGATGCATCAGACCAAGGGGTGA
- a CDS encoding helix-turn-helix domain-containing protein — protein sequence MPSKKLYAGAKLRETRQRLALTQKDFAARLGISLPYLNQMENNNRPLSTTVVLALAQEFGFDVTELSTGDAERMVSDMREALADPVFADPPPLADLRLTASNAPALARAFLELHSAYRQTHERLASLDEALGRDDAGAQQSPWNEVRDFFHYCDNYIDAVDHAAERFGTEGPSQMTPYARARHGLSELGISVSHIESDTLRRLDRAEGVLYLSSRTAPETRSFQMLLQLALLTQEQLFEATLDLARFQSSEARAIAKIGLANYYAGAAMMPYAPFLEAAQTYRHDLEVLSHRFGASIEQVAHRLATLQRPGAKGVPFFFVRVDQAGTITKRHSATRLQFARFGGACPLWNVHRAFETPGRFLRQLAETPDGVRYINLARDVSKPGGHFGAPVRRFAIALGCEVRHASALVYADNLDLSTPAAFEPIGISCRICERTNCHQRAIPPLERRLSIPEDTRGVLPYDVA from the coding sequence ATGCCGTCCAAAAAACTCTATGCCGGGGCAAAGTTGCGCGAGACCCGCCAACGCCTTGCCCTGACCCAGAAGGATTTCGCGGCACGTTTGGGCATTTCCCTGCCCTATCTCAACCAAATGGAGAACAATAACCGCCCGCTCTCCACAACAGTCGTTCTCGCCCTCGCACAGGAATTCGGGTTTGATGTGACCGAGCTGAGCACAGGTGACGCCGAGCGGATGGTGAGCGACATGCGAGAGGCGCTGGCCGATCCGGTCTTCGCCGACCCGCCACCCTTGGCTGATCTGCGTCTCACCGCCTCCAACGCCCCCGCCCTCGCGCGCGCGTTTCTGGAGTTGCACAGCGCCTATCGCCAGACGCATGAGCGTCTTGCCTCGCTGGACGAAGCCCTTGGCCGTGACGATGCCGGTGCGCAACAAAGCCCATGGAACGAGGTGCGTGATTTCTTCCATTACTGCGACAACTACATCGACGCAGTGGATCACGCCGCCGAACGGTTCGGGACGGAAGGCCCGTCACAAATGACGCCTTACGCCCGCGCTCGCCACGGACTGTCGGAGTTAGGCATATCCGTTTCCCATATCGAGAGCGATACGCTCCGCCGTCTCGACCGCGCAGAGGGTGTCCTGTACCTCTCGTCGCGCACCGCGCCCGAGACGCGCAGCTTCCAGATGCTCTTGCAACTGGCCCTCCTGACGCAGGAACAGCTTTTTGAGGCAACGCTTGACCTTGCCCGGTTCCAATCCAGCGAGGCGCGCGCCATCGCCAAGATCGGCCTTGCGAATTACTATGCCGGGGCAGCGATGATGCCCTACGCGCCCTTCTTGGAGGCGGCCCAGACCTATCGCCATGATCTGGAGGTGCTGTCCCACCGCTTTGGCGCGTCCATTGAACAAGTCGCGCACCGCCTCGCCACGCTTCAGCGGCCCGGCGCGAAGGGGGTGCCGTTCTTCTTCGTGCGGGTGGATCAGGCGGGCACGATCACCAAACGTCACTCGGCCACGCGGCTGCAATTTGCGCGCTTTGGCGGTGCCTGCCCTTTGTGGAACGTGCACCGCGCTTTTGAGACGCCCGGGCGCTTCCTGCGCCAACTGGCCGAGACGCCGGACGGTGTGCGCTACATCAACCTCGCGCGCGATGTGAGCAAACCGGGCGGTCATTTCGGAGCGCCCGTGCGGCGCTTTGCCATCGCTCTGGGCTGTGAGGTGCGCCACGCAAGCGCGCTGGTCTATGCCGACAATCTCGACCTCTCCACCCCCGCCGCGTTTGAGCCCATCGGCATCTCCTGCCGCATCTGCGAGCGCACGAATTGCCATCAGCGCGCCATCCCGCCCTTGGAGCGGCGGCTTTCGATCCCCGAAGACACGCGCGGCGTGCTGCCCTATGACGTCGCTTAG
- a CDS encoding alpha/beta hydrolase, with product MTSLRRAGLFTALITILGAGGWLSLEGLERRAVYPFDATRISPTAAGIPAQEVLQSHGGVRHILWVTPPESGKPVILYLHGNAGNLANRAGRFEQFLERGYGLIAPAYRGSSGSGGIPSEALIAADMARLYGSLGDLIPGLAPADVILFGESLGSGVALRLIADTRQQPLGVVLEAPYTSLPDVVRVSAPQFTSLIPQMQNIWNSAEHAQSLTAPLMIIHGTQDTLIPVAQGRAVHAAAGSAAKQMIEVQAGGHNDLWRSDVLRQIWAFIDAQPIRR from the coding sequence ATGACGTCGCTTAGGCGCGCAGGCCTCTTCACCGCCCTCATAACGATCTTGGGGGCGGGCGGATGGCTGAGCCTTGAAGGGCTGGAGCGGCGTGCGGTCTACCCGTTTGACGCCACCCGCATAAGCCCAACCGCCGCAGGCATCCCCGCCCAAGAGGTGCTGCAAAGCCACGGCGGCGTGCGCCATATTCTCTGGGTGACCCCACCAGAGTCGGGCAAGCCCGTGATCCTTTATCTTCACGGCAACGCGGGCAATCTGGCCAATCGCGCAGGCCGGTTCGAGCAGTTTCTAGAGCGCGGATACGGCCTCATCGCGCCCGCTTATCGCGGCTCCTCAGGCAGCGGTGGAATCCCGTCCGAGGCGCTCATCGCCGCCGATATGGCGCGCCTTTACGGGTCTTTGGGTGATCTCATCCCTGGCCTCGCCCCGGCGGACGTGATCCTTTTTGGCGAAAGCCTTGGGTCTGGCGTGGCCCTCCGCCTGATCGCTGACACGCGACAGCAGCCCTTGGGCGTTGTGCTGGAAGCGCCCTACACCTCCCTGCCCGATGTGGTGCGGGTCTCCGCGCCGCAATTCACATCGCTCATCCCGCAAATGCAAAATATCTGGAACAGCGCGGAACACGCTCAATCCCTCACCGCCCCGCTGATGATCATCCACGGCACGCAAGACACGCTGATCCCGGTCGCGCAAGGGCGCGCCGTTCACGCCGCCGCAGGCTCAGCCGCCAAGCAGATGATCGAGGTCCAAGCCGGCGGTCATAACGATCTGTGGCGCAGCGATGTGCTGCGCCAGATTTGGGCGTTTATCGACGCGCAGCCGATCAGGCGCTGA
- a CDS encoding ABC transporter substrate-binding protein, giving the protein MSLLHSARLDRRGFLKTTAAGAALATLPISAKATPKRGGHLRVGKGHGQTTDNLNPGTWENGFTNGMAHAIHGRLTEVMPDGSVAGEVAESWEASDDATQWRFKIRSGMTFHSGKSVTPADVAASISFHRGADSTSAAGPIVAPVQNISIDGDTVVFDLDGGNADFPFILSDYHLTIHPAKEGGGIDWESGDGCGSYVLDDFNPGVSVTMSRNPNHWRDDVAWFDSIEMLALVDQNARTTALVSGDVHAIDRVDLKTVSLLERNQNIKIASVAGTQHFTFAMSANQAPFDDNNVRLALKHAINREEMVEKILFGYGSVGNDVPIGQGQLYFNTELEQKTFDPDKAKFHLKEAGLDSLEVSLSVADAAFPGAVDAGVLFQNSAKEAGIDLTVVREPNDGYWSDVWMKKPFSAVYWGGRPVQDQMFSTAYACGVEWNDGFWCNDRFDELLVQARAELDPVKRQAQYFEMQEIVSTQGSIIIPMFANYVFATTADIGTPDAMASNWDMDGERWAERWWFA; this is encoded by the coding sequence ATGTCACTTTTGCACAGCGCCCGGCTCGATCGTCGCGGATTTCTGAAGACCACTGCGGCAGGGGCCGCTCTGGCAACTCTGCCGATCAGCGCGAAGGCCACCCCCAAGCGTGGCGGTCACCTGCGCGTCGGCAAAGGCCACGGCCAAACCACGGATAACCTCAACCCGGGCACGTGGGAAAACGGCTTCACCAACGGCATGGCCCACGCCATTCATGGCCGCCTGACAGAAGTGATGCCCGATGGCTCCGTCGCGGGCGAAGTTGCAGAAAGCTGGGAAGCCAGCGATGACGCGACCCAATGGCGCTTCAAGATCCGCTCCGGCATGACGTTCCACTCGGGCAAGTCGGTGACCCCCGCCGATGTGGCCGCCTCGATCAGCTTTCACCGCGGCGCGGACAGCACCTCGGCGGCGGGTCCCATCGTGGCCCCGGTTCAGAATATCAGCATCGATGGCGACACTGTCGTATTCGATCTTGATGGCGGCAATGCAGACTTCCCGTTCATCCTCAGCGATTATCACCTGACAATTCACCCCGCCAAAGAAGGCGGCGGCATTGACTGGGAATCCGGCGATGGCTGCGGCAGCTACGTTCTGGATGATTTCAACCCCGGTGTGTCGGTCACGATGAGCCGTAACCCCAACCACTGGCGCGATGATGTGGCATGGTTCGACAGCATCGAAATGCTGGCGCTTGTGGACCAAAACGCCCGCACGACGGCGCTTGTGTCCGGCGATGTGCACGCGATTGACCGGGTTGACCTGAAAACCGTCAGCCTTCTGGAGCGTAATCAGAATATCAAAATCGCCTCCGTCGCTGGCACACAGCACTTTACCTTCGCGATGTCCGCCAATCAGGCGCCCTTCGACGACAACAATGTGCGCCTCGCCCTGAAACACGCGATCAACCGCGAGGAAATGGTCGAAAAAATCCTCTTCGGTTACGGGTCCGTCGGCAACGATGTTCCGATTGGTCAGGGCCAGCTCTATTTCAACACCGAGTTGGAGCAAAAGACATTCGACCCGGACAAGGCCAAGTTCCACCTCAAGGAAGCAGGCCTCGACAGCCTCGAAGTCTCGCTCTCGGTGGCCGATGCGGCCTTCCCCGGCGCGGTGGATGCAGGCGTGCTGTTCCAGAACTCCGCCAAGGAAGCGGGCATTGACCTCACCGTCGTGCGCGAACCCAACGATGGCTATTGGTCCGATGTCTGGATGAAAAAGCCCTTCTCGGCGGTCTATTGGGGCGGACGTCCCGTGCAGGACCAGATGTTCTCGACAGCCTATGCGTGCGGCGTCGAATGGAATGACGGGTTCTGGTGCAACGACCGCTTCGACGAGCTGCTGGTGCAAGCGCGCGCCGAGCTGGACCCGGTCAAACGGCAGGCACAGTATTTCGAGATGCAGGAGATCGTCAGCACCCAAGGCTCGATCATCATCCCGATGTTCGCCAACTACGTCTTCGCGACCACCGCAGATATCGGCACGCCAGATGCGATGGCCTCCAACTGGGATATGGACGGCGAACGCTGGGCCGAGCGTTGGTGGTTTGCCTAA
- a CDS encoding YdcH family protein: MSSNTPHELHEEFPEHSAKISELKQSDAHFARLAEEYHTINRAVHRAETNVEPMDSFAEGEMRKKRGALKDELYRMLSA, encoded by the coding sequence ATGTCATCCAACACCCCCCATGAGCTGCACGAGGAATTCCCCGAGCATTCCGCGAAAATCAGTGAGCTGAAGCAATCGGACGCGCATTTTGCGCGGCTGGCGGAGGAGTATCACACGATCAACCGCGCCGTGCACCGCGCCGAGACGAATGTGGAGCCGATGGATAGCTTTGCCGAGGGCGAGATGCGCAAAAAACGCGGCGCGCTCAAGGATGAGCTTTACCGGATGCTCAGCGCCTGA